In one window of Methanocorpusculum sp. DNA:
- a CDS encoding DNA-directed RNA polymerase, with translation MYYKLKLNDKVRVPPERMGEDLNTVILDVLQEQFEGSVDKEMGIFIAVTSVDRVGDGEIIYSDGGVYYDVDFIAVVLRLSLQEIIEGVVVETTSFGAFVSLGPIDAMLHMSQISDEYIDYDEKNSRLVCKDSGRTIGVGDSLRARVVALSLNERDPRESKIGLTMRQPGLGTLAWIEEDMNKEKAEKESK, from the coding sequence ATGTATTATAAGCTGAAACTAAACGACAAAGTCAGAGTCCCCCCGGAACGCATGGGTGAAGATCTCAACACCGTTATTCTTGACGTCCTGCAGGAACAGTTTGAAGGGAGTGTTGACAAAGAGATGGGTATTTTCATCGCAGTGACCAGCGTTGACCGTGTTGGCGATGGAGAGATCATCTACAGTGATGGAGGCGTGTATTACGACGTTGACTTTATCGCTGTTGTACTCCGCTTATCCCTCCAGGAAATAATCGAAGGAGTTGTCGTCGAGACAACAAGCTTTGGGGCATTCGTGTCTCTCGGTCCGATCGATGCCATGCTTCACATGAGTCAGATATCCGATGAATACATCGATTATGATGAGAAAAACTCACGCCTTGTCTGTAAAGACAGCGGCAGAACGATTGGCGTTGGCGACAGTCTGCGCGCAAGAGTTGTTGCTCTCTCCTTAAACGAACGTGATCCCCGTGAATCAAAGATCGGTCTGACGATGCGTCAGCCGGGCCTCGGCACTCTTGCATGGATCGAAGAGGACATGAACAAAGAGAAAGCTGAGAAGGAATCGAAGTAA
- a CDS encoding oligosaccharyl transferase, archaeosortase A system-associated produces the protein MDFQSFWNDKRYRYGIIGLAVLICTLLAFWIRIIPMAVLAGTGNMIAGPDAWYNLRLVEVALANNFGYIFFEPMTLYPTGQEIVWGPLFTYIASFFALIAGAATRVDIITAVSWTPAVLGALMVPVMFFLGKRIGDWKTGFISALFIAVIGGQFLSRSLYGHFDHHIAETLFSSLFCLCYVLTLYALSDHKIDLKQFSTLKLPLLYGVICGIAYFLGLLTMTTMVVFGMFVAVFTLIQFILNQYSGKPTEYLLSLNVVTFIIAALGLLLYGIRNFSFGFTDYSLGLFLVHLLLVLGTVVLYLISRLVTKFEKPWYYYLITLVILLATGSLILALALPDLFNSLIGNLAGFFANNATAATVQEMSSWSFTSAVSSYNWGILLAIGGFICLLWNIWKHQTPGVLFVVIWSFFMFFATCAHIRWEYYFAANVALLAAVFVGWAITFAEKDLGLLIAKRTESQKPTEPANKKQAKKSKTQEKSASGKPDPIKLGIFVVIMIIAVVFVGSSSAYAVELSSASANGGTTQDWIDACEWLSVNTPDTGVDYLTIYDESTFTYPPESYGVLSWWDYGHYITTIGKRIPNSNPFQAGVSGEYGVAAVLTNTDEAQIMEKLDHLGTKYVMTDYLMANGIFGAMAIWNDTTLQTTPYYYTFLQQGSDGTYSYVSAPTPEFYNTLTVRLQNFDGSMTDAGSVYVVITDSTAGYGAPVITSTKVYTDVDEAWTAAENYNANATSGKYAYVISAPTDLTNYNLPSVKVPALQHFRLTYESTTYVVGGYVTGANEGGTAYVKTFEYVPGAVIKGEGIIEVDVITNNGRTFTYRQESVDGQFIVPYVTSGSSSDVKTTGLYTIVGTGQTFAVSEQAVQNGLTIN, from the coding sequence ATGGATTTTCAGAGTTTTTGGAACGATAAACGATATCGTTATGGCATTATCGGACTCGCCGTCCTAATATGTACTTTACTTGCTTTCTGGATACGAATAATCCCGATGGCCGTCCTAGCCGGCACCGGAAATATGATCGCAGGCCCGGATGCGTGGTATAACCTCCGGTTAGTTGAAGTGGCTCTTGCAAACAACTTTGGGTATATCTTCTTCGAACCAATGACGCTGTATCCTACCGGACAGGAAATCGTCTGGGGTCCGCTCTTTACCTACATTGCCTCGTTCTTTGCTCTTATCGCAGGGGCCGCAACACGGGTGGACATTATCACGGCAGTATCCTGGACCCCGGCAGTTCTCGGTGCACTCATGGTTCCGGTCATGTTCTTCCTTGGAAAAAGGATCGGCGACTGGAAAACAGGTTTCATCTCCGCGCTCTTCATTGCAGTTATAGGGGGTCAATTCCTCTCCCGTTCGCTTTACGGACATTTTGATCACCACATTGCGGAAACATTATTCTCTAGTTTATTCTGTCTCTGCTATGTGCTCACTTTGTATGCACTCAGCGATCACAAGATCGATCTCAAACAATTTTCAACATTGAAACTGCCTTTACTCTACGGAGTTATCTGCGGTATCGCATACTTCCTTGGGCTCCTTACGATGACTACCATGGTTGTCTTTGGTATGTTTGTAGCCGTATTTACGCTGATCCAGTTCATTCTGAATCAATATTCAGGCAAACCAACTGAGTATCTCCTCAGTTTGAACGTGGTCACGTTTATCATTGCTGCACTTGGATTACTGCTGTACGGCATTCGTAATTTCAGTTTCGGTTTCACCGATTATTCATTAGGTCTGTTCCTCGTACATTTGCTCCTTGTTCTCGGCACGGTCGTATTATATCTTATATCGCGCCTCGTAACAAAATTCGAAAAACCCTGGTATTATTATCTGATTACGCTGGTCATACTGCTGGCTACAGGTTCACTGATCCTTGCCCTCGCTCTCCCAGATCTCTTCAACTCATTGATCGGAAATCTTGCCGGGTTCTTCGCAAACAATGCCACTGCTGCGACCGTTCAGGAGATGTCTTCCTGGTCTTTTACCAGCGCAGTTTCATCATATAACTGGGGAATTCTTCTTGCGATCGGCGGATTTATCTGCCTCCTCTGGAATATCTGGAAGCATCAAACGCCCGGTGTCCTCTTTGTCGTTATCTGGTCTTTCTTCATGTTCTTTGCGACATGTGCTCACATACGCTGGGAGTATTACTTTGCCGCAAATGTCGCGTTACTCGCAGCTGTATTCGTAGGATGGGCGATCACCTTTGCAGAAAAAGATCTTGGTTTACTTATTGCAAAACGCACAGAATCACAAAAACCAACTGAACCTGCAAACAAAAAACAAGCCAAAAAATCCAAAACTCAGGAGAAATCTGCTTCAGGAAAACCGGATCCGATCAAACTGGGTATCTTTGTTGTTATCATGATCATCGCAGTCGTATTTGTAGGTTCTTCATCTGCATATGCAGTTGAATTAAGTTCAGCCTCTGCAAACGGGGGGACGACACAGGACTGGATCGACGCGTGCGAGTGGCTCTCTGTAAATACTCCTGACACCGGGGTGGATTATCTGACGATCTATGATGAATCTACATTTACCTATCCGCCTGAGTCCTATGGTGTTCTCTCATGGTGGGACTACGGGCATTACATCACAACCATCGGTAAGAGGATTCCAAACAGCAATCCGTTCCAGGCGGGAGTTTCTGGAGAGTATGGTGTTGCTGCCGTATTAACAAATACAGATGAGGCGCAGATCATGGAAAAGCTGGATCATCTTGGTACAAAGTACGTAATGACCGATTATCTGATGGCAAACGGCATCTTTGGAGCAATGGCCATCTGGAATGACACTACATTACAAACCACCCCTTACTACTACACCTTCCTTCAACAGGGCTCAGACGGGACCTATTCCTATGTTTCAGCCCCTACACCCGAATTCTACAACACTTTGACCGTCAGGCTACAGAATTTTGACGGCTCGATGACTGATGCAGGAAGTGTTTATGTCGTGATCACCGACTCGACTGCAGGATACGGTGCTCCGGTGATTACATCTACAAAAGTTTACACTGATGTTGATGAAGCATGGACTGCAGCTGAGAATTATAACGCCAACGCGACCAGCGGAAAATATGCCTACGTAATCTCAGCCCCAACCGATCTTACCAACTACAATCTTCCAAGTGTCAAGGTACCCGCACTTCAGCACTTCCGCTTAACGTATGAATCAACGACCTATGTCGTTGGAGGCTATGTAACCGGAGCAAATGAAGGCGGAACTGCATATGTAAAGACCTTCGAATATGTTCCCGGAGCTGTCATCAAAGGAGAGGGGATCATCGAAGTAGACGTTATAACGAACAACGGCCGGACCTTCACCTACCGTCAGGAAAGTGTGGACGGGCAGTTTATTGTCCCCTATGTCACCTCGGGAAGTTCTTCTGACGTAAAAACCACCGGACTATACACCATTGTTGGAACCGGGCAGACCTTCGCAGTCTCTGAACAAGCAGTGCAGAATGGTCTGACTATCAACTAA
- a CDS encoding DUF2098 domain-containing protein — protein sequence MSTFKVGETVRYGRTGTVGKIVSFMEERGDTFAELDSTGMYYRIDQLTVIKEGRHHVTKSHDFKKDFKEEQEKIQDMQENAWQNTDQSCEGGG from the coding sequence ATGAGTACGTTCAAAGTTGGAGAGACCGTACGTTACGGTCGGACCGGCACTGTCGGAAAAATCGTGTCGTTTATGGAAGAAAGGGGAGACACTTTCGCCGAACTTGACAGCACTGGTATGTACTACCGAATAGATCAGCTCACCGTGATTAAAGAAGGGAGACATCATGTGACAAAATCACATGACTTCAAGAAAGATTTCAAAGAGGAACAGGAAAAAATACAGGATATGCAGGAAAATGCCTGGCAAAATACCGATCAGAGTTGTGAAGGCGGAGGATAA
- a CDS encoding PIN domain-containing protein — translation MAFDRHGSSDRVTVILDTNALMMPAQFNVDLFEGLRELLGAYDALVPAEVVYELRGLSMGRGKDAAAARFGLTVLTRCTVLSELAENIPVDDKVIRTAEMFNAVVVTNDRELRNRLKQHRIPVVVLRSRCKLELIGK, via the coding sequence ATGGCGTTTGATCGGCATGGGTCTTCTGACCGAGTAACGGTCATCTTAGACACAAATGCCCTGATGATGCCTGCACAGTTCAACGTTGACCTTTTCGAAGGTCTGCGTGAACTCCTGGGCGCCTATGACGCGCTCGTGCCTGCTGAGGTGGTGTACGAACTGCGCGGTCTTTCGATGGGACGGGGAAAGGATGCGGCAGCTGCGCGATTTGGTTTGACCGTTCTAACCCGCTGCACTGTCCTTTCGGAACTGGCAGAAAATATCCCTGTTGATGACAAAGTCATCCGCACAGCAGAGATGTTTAATGCTGTAGTAGTTACCAATGATAGAGAATTGAGAAATCGTCTGAAACAACACCGTATCCCGGTCGTTGTTCTCAGATCACGCTGCAAACTAGAACTAATTGGAAAATAA
- the glmS gene encoding glutamine--fructose-6-phosphate transaminase (isomerizing): MCGIVGYIGYREAAEVCTSGLLRLEYRGYDSYGLATLSPSLSSYKHLGKISESAESAKHLKGTVGIGHTRWATHGVPSETNAHPHLDEKMKIAVVHNGIIENYADLRRGLEDRGVVFTSQTDTEVIPHLIAEKYAGNLFAAVSSILPLLEGSYALLILAEGEEKVIAARHGSPLVLGIGDGEFILGSDALPLLDYTRKAVYFEEGDVMEITKNGFTIHNAGLPVSRGVTEIEWSLEEVKKGGFRHFMLKEIFEQPEAFAHTLSSIKRCTNEMDLIKNAHFITVVACGTSANASLVFSYLMESICHIPTRVVLGSEFKYFPTPHTDLVIGVSQSGETADTISALKLAKSLGAQTLAITNVLGSSITRVASSVLYTRAGPEMSVAATKSFLSQVAAFMQIVNLLSDHQLDRELTEIQRYIPEILNTDMSDAVKLCKDASSLLYIGRGMFYPVAMEGALKMKEISYIHAEGYAAGELKHGPFALLSPETPVIAMCVSSTVYPVMMSNLKEIKARSAPIIAIGKDCDKDLEDVADVCIPLPAVSEYGSVILSSIILQLLAYHTAVSLGRDVDMPRNLAKSVTVE; encoded by the coding sequence ATGTGCGGGATTGTGGGATATATCGGATACCGTGAGGCCGCCGAGGTCTGTACATCCGGTCTTCTGCGCTTAGAGTACAGGGGTTATGATTCATACGGGCTAGCCACTCTTTCTCCATCACTTTCATCCTACAAGCATCTTGGAAAAATTTCAGAATCCGCCGAATCCGCCAAACATCTGAAAGGGACTGTTGGCATAGGTCACACACGCTGGGCGACCCATGGTGTTCCCAGCGAAACGAATGCCCATCCGCATCTTGATGAAAAGATGAAGATCGCCGTGGTTCATAACGGGATCATTGAAAATTATGCAGACCTCAGAAGAGGACTGGAAGACCGCGGTGTCGTTTTTACATCACAGACCGACACGGAAGTCATCCCCCATCTGATCGCAGAAAAGTATGCAGGAAATCTTTTTGCAGCAGTATCAAGTATCTTGCCCCTTCTCGAGGGTTCGTATGCGCTATTGATACTCGCTGAAGGAGAAGAGAAGGTGATCGCGGCACGACACGGAAGCCCTCTTGTTCTTGGTATCGGTGACGGCGAATTTATACTGGGATCCGATGCTCTTCCTCTTCTGGATTACACCCGGAAAGCTGTGTATTTCGAGGAGGGGGATGTTATGGAGATAACGAAAAACGGTTTTACCATTCATAATGCTGGCTTACCTGTCTCACGCGGGGTCACTGAGATCGAGTGGAGTTTGGAAGAGGTCAAAAAAGGAGGGTTTCGGCATTTTATGCTCAAAGAGATCTTCGAACAGCCGGAAGCTTTTGCACATACCCTTTCTTCAATTAAACGCTGTACGAATGAGATGGATCTGATCAAAAACGCGCACTTCATTACGGTTGTTGCCTGCGGGACCTCGGCAAACGCGTCACTGGTTTTTTCCTATCTGATGGAAAGCATATGTCATATCCCCACACGCGTGGTACTTGGATCAGAATTTAAGTACTTCCCGACACCGCACACGGATCTGGTGATCGGTGTTTCACAGTCAGGAGAAACGGCAGATACGATCTCAGCCCTGAAACTTGCAAAAAGTTTAGGTGCTCAGACACTGGCAATAACCAATGTTCTGGGAAGTTCCATTACAAGAGTAGCTTCATCCGTTCTCTATACGAGAGCAGGTCCTGAGATGAGTGTTGCAGCAACGAAGTCATTTCTCTCTCAGGTCGCCGCATTTATGCAGATAGTAAATCTGCTCTCTGATCATCAGCTGGATAGGGAGTTGACCGAGATCCAGCGGTATATTCCTGAGATCCTCAACACGGATATGTCGGATGCAGTCAAATTATGCAAAGATGCTTCCTCCCTTCTATACATTGGGAGAGGGATGTTTTATCCGGTAGCAATGGAAGGCGCGTTAAAGATGAAAGAGATCTCCTACATCCATGCAGAAGGCTATGCCGCCGGTGAACTGAAGCACGGACCTTTTGCATTACTTTCCCCGGAGACCCCGGTCATAGCGATGTGTGTTTCAAGCACTGTTTACCCGGTGATGATGTCAAACTTAAAAGAGATTAAAGCACGGAGCGCTCCAATCATTGCGATCGGCAAAGACTGCGACAAAGATCTGGAAGATGTTGCTGACGTATGTATTCCGCTTCCTGCGGTTTCAGAATACGGGTCGGTCATCCTGTCTTCGATCATACTACAGCTGCTCGCATATCACACAGCAGTTTCTCTTGGGAGAGATGTTGATATGCCGAGAAATCTGGCAAAAAGTGTGACGGTAGAGTAA
- the spt4 gene encoding transcription elongation factor subunit Spt4, with protein MAAKRSTQKKLLQACRNCHKILEADKTVCPECQGNALTPEWFGYLVIIDSRHSDVAEKMNIEFNGRYAIKVR; from the coding sequence ATGGCAGCAAAACGTTCCACACAAAAGAAACTCCTGCAGGCATGCCGAAACTGTCACAAAATCCTTGAAGCGGATAAAACTGTCTGTCCCGAATGTCAGGGTAATGCCCTGACGCCTGAATGGTTCGGGTACCTCGTGATCATCGACTCGCGCCACTCTGATGTTGCAGAGAAGATGAACATAGAATTTAACGGCAGATACGCAATCAAGGTACGATAA
- a CDS encoding glycosyltransferase: MFLYLLPVGAGIILLAVIPYIVYLFGVTFGKKPVEMDLDIAKTLPAISIVICAYNEERTIARKIQSISSCTYPNELMEVVLVIDYSDDKTEEVARSELVNVDFSWKIYVNKQRFGKNTSLNTGIGLTANELIVATDADLVWDTTSVEHLVRRILADDKFAAGTGDLQPNPGADRVTSMEKTYRSYFGRMAEWESAHDATPAFNGCLLIMRKSIVDGVNETSGADDANLAFEAIRKGYRTFYETRAAIYEELPENLKKQYTQKVRRAKGLIQTTLANRDLLEVDRPFCRIFYPLRLWMYVITPTMLLIGGIIFSIGLLLNLPLLLTALLIAFLLFSVIKKGNLMTAFVTNQFYLLAGFYSRKNNAVLWKSTSKKVGE, translated from the coding sequence ATGTTTCTTTATCTCCTTCCAGTCGGGGCGGGAATCATACTTCTTGCAGTCATCCCCTACATAGTATATTTATTCGGCGTGACCTTCGGAAAAAAGCCCGTAGAGATGGACTTAGATATAGCGAAGACTCTTCCGGCTATCTCCATTGTGATTTGTGCTTACAATGAAGAAAGAACCATCGCCAGAAAAATCCAAAGTATCTCCTCCTGCACGTATCCAAATGAGTTGATGGAGGTTGTCCTTGTTATCGACTATTCGGATGATAAAACCGAAGAGGTTGCTCGAAGTGAACTGGTCAATGTCGACTTTTCCTGGAAAATATATGTTAACAAACAGAGATTCGGGAAAAACACCTCACTTAACACGGGGATCGGTCTCACTGCGAACGAACTGATTGTCGCAACAGATGCAGATTTAGTCTGGGATACCACAAGTGTTGAGCATCTCGTTCGGAGGATACTGGCTGATGATAAATTTGCTGCAGGAACCGGCGATCTTCAGCCAAATCCCGGAGCTGACCGTGTCACCTCTATGGAAAAAACATACCGGTCCTATTTTGGTCGAATGGCTGAATGGGAATCTGCTCATGATGCCACGCCGGCATTTAACGGCTGCCTCTTGATCATGAGAAAAAGCATAGTCGACGGAGTGAATGAGACAAGCGGCGCAGACGATGCTAATCTTGCTTTTGAAGCTATACGGAAAGGGTATCGGACATTTTATGAAACTCGGGCAGCTATCTACGAAGAATTACCGGAAAATCTCAAAAAACAGTACACCCAAAAAGTGCGGCGGGCCAAAGGACTCATCCAGACAACACTCGCGAACCGGGATCTGCTGGAAGTAGATCGTCCCTTCTGCCGGATATTCTACCCTCTTCGGTTATGGATGTATGTGATTACACCGACAATGCTTCTGATCGGCGGCATAATTTTTTCGATCGGATTACTGCTCAATCTACCGCTCCTCTTGACAGCGCTTCTCATCGCCTTCCTTTTGTTTAGTGTCATCAAAAAAGGAAATCTGATGACTGCTTTTGTCACGAATCAGTTTTATCTTCTCGCCGGCTTCTACTCAAGAAAGAATAATGCTGTCCTATGGAAAAGCACGTCGAAAAAAGTCGGAGAGTAA
- a CDS encoding translation initiation factor IF-2 subunit gamma: MHDPTIPNVNIGVVGHVDHGKTTLVSQLTGSWTDRHSEELKRGISIRLGYADATFYKCPKCGGADLYTNTEVCPTCGEKLEAVRSVSFVDAPGHETLMATMLSGSAIMDGAMLVIAANEPCPQPQTKEHLMALELTGIKNIVIVQNKIDVVPQKKALENYKQIKAFVKGTVAENAPIIPVSAQKRINFGMLLDALNSTIPDVERESDVTPTMLIARSFDVNRPGSSWKDIKGGVIGGSLIRGEFHEGDDIEIRPGRQYMSENKAKWEPITTRITSMNKASHKVLTATPGGLAAIGTKLDPAITKSDTLVGQVAGMAGSLPPVWEKLRFDVTLMERVVGSSAELNIEPLKLKEPLMLSVGTAVTVGIVLAAKKNQAEVMLKRPVCAEVGSRIAISRQVGGRWRLIGMGLLTE, encoded by the coding sequence TTGCATGATCCTACAATACCAAACGTAAATATCGGCGTAGTTGGTCACGTTGACCATGGCAAGACTACATTAGTCAGCCAGCTTACCGGCTCGTGGACAGACCGCCACAGTGAAGAACTGAAGCGCGGGATCTCGATCCGGCTTGGGTACGCCGACGCAACGTTTTATAAATGTCCAAAATGCGGGGGTGCAGATCTCTATACAAATACAGAGGTATGCCCCACCTGCGGTGAAAAACTTGAAGCAGTCAGATCTGTTTCATTCGTAGATGCACCGGGTCATGAAACACTCATGGCAACGATGCTCTCAGGCTCTGCCATCATGGACGGCGCGATGCTCGTTATTGCGGCAAATGAGCCGTGTCCGCAGCCTCAGACCAAAGAACATCTTATGGCTCTGGAGCTGACCGGCATCAAAAACATCGTCATAGTTCAGAATAAGATCGATGTTGTTCCGCAAAAAAAGGCGCTGGAAAACTATAAACAGATCAAAGCATTTGTAAAAGGAACGGTCGCTGAAAATGCACCGATCATTCCGGTCTCTGCACAGAAAAGGATAAACTTCGGCATGCTTCTGGATGCGCTGAATTCCACCATCCCTGATGTTGAGCGCGAGTCCGATGTCACGCCGACCATGCTGATTGCACGGTCATTTGATGTTAACCGTCCGGGCAGTTCCTGGAAAGATATCAAAGGCGGCGTTATCGGAGGTTCACTTATTCGCGGCGAGTTCCACGAAGGTGATGATATTGAAATCCGTCCCGGCAGACAATACATGTCGGAGAACAAAGCAAAGTGGGAACCGATCACAACCAGGATCACCTCGATGAACAAGGCATCCCATAAGGTCCTCACGGCAACGCCCGGTGGACTGGCAGCGATCGGCACGAAACTCGATCCGGCCATCACCAAAAGTGACACGCTTGTTGGACAGGTTGCCGGCATGGCGGGATCACTGCCGCCCGTGTGGGAAAAACTCAGGTTCGATGTCACGCTCATGGAGCGTGTAGTCGGTTCATCAGCTGAACTGAACATCGAGCCGCTCAAACTCAAAGAGCCGCTGATGCTTTCTGTTGGAACAGCTGTAACTGTGGGAATCGTTCTTGCAGCGAAGAAAAACCAGGCTGAAGTCATGCTGAAACGTCCGGTCTGCGCCGAAGTAGGTTCCAGGATCGCAATCAGCCGTCAGGTAGGGGGCAGATGGCGTTTGATCGGCATGGGTCTTCTGACCGAGTAA
- the glmU gene encoding bifunctional sugar-1-phosphate nucleotidylyltransferase/acetyltransferase, giving the protein MQCVILAAGEGSRMRPLTTSRPKVMLPLAGKPMLEHLIRNVRDAGITEIILVVGYREEAIRTWFDDGSNFGVSIHYVVQRKQMGTADALKTVEPFIHDIFLMLNGDMILERADLEKITALPSPVMATSTTMHPESFGVVTVENDKITTLEEKSLHPKSNIINAGAYLFDPDIFVILKKLSPSTRGEYELTDALTDYISEGKLTAYPLSIWMDVGYPWDMLSANEHLLETVVGEQNGTVEENVMIKGQLILGKGSVIKSGTYIEGPCIIGENTVVGPNAYLRSGTTIGNNCHIGHAVEIKNSIIFDDTKIPHYNYIGDSVIGSRCNFGAGTKIANLRHDHGPVKVGGMSTGRKKFGAVIGDDVMFGINCSINTGSSIGSGTRVAPHTLVSGMIENKTVVK; this is encoded by the coding sequence ATGCAGTGTGTAATTCTAGCCGCAGGTGAAGGATCCCGTATGCGACCTCTCACAACGTCCCGCCCCAAGGTCATGTTGCCTTTAGCGGGAAAGCCGATGCTTGAACATCTTATCAGAAATGTGCGTGATGCCGGCATCACTGAAATAATTCTTGTTGTCGGATACCGTGAAGAAGCGATCCGAACATGGTTTGATGATGGTTCAAATTTTGGCGTGTCGATACACTACGTTGTTCAAAGAAAACAGATGGGGACGGCAGATGCCCTGAAAACGGTCGAACCGTTTATTCATGATATATTTCTGATGCTGAACGGCGACATGATCCTTGAAAGAGCTGATCTGGAAAAGATCACTGCTCTTCCAAGTCCGGTTATGGCCACCTCTACGACGATGCACCCGGAAAGTTTTGGGGTAGTAACTGTTGAAAATGATAAAATCACTACGCTGGAAGAAAAATCCCTTCACCCGAAATCAAATATCATCAACGCCGGAGCCTATCTCTTCGATCCAGATATATTTGTCATTCTCAAAAAGCTTTCACCGTCAACCAGAGGGGAATACGAACTGACCGATGCTCTGACTGATTACATCTCGGAGGGAAAACTTACCGCTTATCCCCTCTCGATCTGGATGGACGTGGGATACCCCTGGGATATGCTGAGTGCAAATGAACATCTCCTTGAGACTGTGGTCGGAGAGCAGAATGGAACTGTTGAGGAAAATGTGATGATCAAAGGTCAGCTGATTCTTGGAAAAGGATCCGTTATTAAATCCGGGACCTACATTGAAGGGCCCTGTATCATAGGTGAGAACACCGTTGTCGGGCCGAATGCATATCTCCGGTCGGGAACGACGATCGGGAACAACTGTCACATAGGTCATGCCGTAGAAATCAAAAACTCCATTATCTTTGATGACACGAAGATCCCGCATTACAATTACATCGGAGACAGTGTGATCGGAAGCAGATGTAATTTTGGCGCTGGAACGAAGATCGCGAACCTTCGTCACGATCATGGACCGGTAAAAGTAGGCGGGATGTCCACAGGTCGAAAGAAGTTCGGGGCAGTCATCGGGGATGATGTAATGTTTGGGATCAACTGTTCCATAAATACCGGATCCTCGATCGGCAGCGGAACAAGAGTCGCACCCCACACGCTCGTTTCAGGAATGATCGAAAACAAAACGGTGGTGAAGTAA
- a CDS encoding sugar phosphate nucleotidyltransferase, with the protein MTKIQAVILAAGEGTRLRPLTKNRPKVMLPVANRPILEHVLNSVVAAGIRDITVVVGYKKEQVMTFLNTYPVPVQVVVQDKQLGTAHALSMAKKYVHTKTLVLAGDNYVDPESLRSILDKENAVLVAPHSSPANFGVISSNDGILTGIVEKPKDVEPGSLVSCGVYIFTPEFIGNIRERTIPESLEKSIKAGMKISIVSANDWQDAVYPKDLLSVNKNLLKQVREKISGTVDKSVTVQGHVSIAKHTVIGPGTVILGPAVIGEGSIVGPNVCIGPNTSIGSRVTIEPFTYIENSIIMNDCIIGSHSRVVDTILGEGGIYSNHLSTVSNEFGAVCGDRVNIGPFTVIKGGIIGNNVIIEGGKILEKEIPDNAQVI; encoded by the coding sequence ATGACGAAAATTCAGGCAGTTATCCTCGCAGCCGGAGAAGGGACCCGTCTTCGCCCTCTGACAAAAAACCGTCCGAAGGTCATGCTCCCTGTGGCAAACCGCCCCATCCTCGAACATGTTCTGAACTCGGTCGTTGCCGCAGGTATTCGTGATATCACGGTGGTTGTCGGATACAAAAAGGAACAGGTGATGACGTTTCTGAATACCTATCCGGTTCCCGTGCAGGTGGTCGTTCAGGACAAACAGCTGGGAACAGCGCATGCTCTTTCTATGGCGAAGAAGTATGTCCATACAAAAACCCTCGTGCTTGCAGGAGACAACTATGTTGATCCTGAATCGCTGCGTTCAATACTGGACAAAGAGAATGCCGTTTTGGTGGCCCCTCACTCATCTCCCGCCAATTTTGGCGTGATATCCAGCAATGACGGGATTTTGACTGGGATTGTGGAGAAACCGAAAGATGTTGAACCGGGGTCTCTCGTAAGCTGCGGTGTTTATATCTTTACACCGGAGTTTATCGGAAATATACGGGAGCGGACAATTCCCGAATCATTGGAGAAAAGCATCAAAGCGGGAATGAAGATCTCCATCGTTTCGGCAAACGACTGGCAGGATGCTGTCTATCCAAAAGATCTGCTTTCAGTAAACAAAAACCTGCTCAAACAGGTAAGAGAAAAAATTTCAGGCACGGTCGACAAAAGCGTTACTGTCCAGGGACACGTATCCATTGCAAAACACACCGTGATCGGCCCGGGTACGGTAATTCTCGGTCCGGCAGTTATCGGAGAGGGAAGCATAGTCGGGCCAAATGTATGCATAGGTCCAAACACCTCCATTGGATCCCGCGTCACGATTGAACCTTTTACCTACATCGAAAACAGTATTATCATGAATGACTGTATCATCGGATCTCACTCCCGGGTTGTAGATACGATTCTCGGAGAGGGTGGGATCTACAGTAATCATCTCTCGACAGTGTCCAACGAGTTCGGTGCTGTATGCGGAGACCGCGTAAATATTGGCCCCTTCACTGTAATAAAAGGCGGAATAATTGGGAACAATGTCATTATCGAAGGCGGAAAAATCCTGGAAAAAGAGATTCCGGATAACGCTCAGGTGATCTGA